GAAGGGCTGGTGCTGGGCTTGAAGGGGGCCAATGCGCGGCAGGTAGTGGAGAGCGTGCAAGTCAAGCTGGCTGAAATTAATAAAACCCTGCCCAAAGGCGTGCATACCCAGGTATTTTACAATCGCGGCAGTCTGGTAGAGCGGGCCATCGGCACGGTATCTGAGGCGCTGGTTGAAGCCATCGTGCTGGTAGTGGTGTTGCTGGTGCTGTTTCTGGGTAATCTCAGAGCGGCGATATTAGTGGCGCTGGTTTTGCCGCTATCAGCCTTGTTTACCTTCATCCTGATGCGCCAGTTCGGCATGTCAGCCAACCTGATGAGTCTGGGTGGTCTGGCTATTGCTATCGGTATGCTGGTCGATGCGGCGGTGGTGGTGGTGGAGAATATCGTTACCCATCTGGCGCATGACAAGGAAGGTAATAAACTGCAGCTGATTTATCATGCCGTGCGCGAAGTGATTACGCCGGTGGCGTCGGGTGTGGCCATCATCATCATCGTGTTTTTTCCGCTGCTGACCTTGCAGGGGCTGGAAGGCAAGCTGTTTGTTCCGGTAGCACTCACCATCATTTTTGCATTAACCGCATCGTTGCTGCTGTCGCTGACTGTGGTGCCGGTATTGTCATCCTGGCTGCTGCAGCAGGGTGCGCACAGCGATCCGTGGCTGGTACGCAAGGCGATGGCGATGTATCAGCCTATGCTGAACTGGTCACTGTCACATGTGCGTATTGTCGTAGGCGTGGCGTTAATTGCGCTGGCGGCAACCGTGGGTGTCTATACCCAGATCGGCAAGACTTTCATGCCGGTGATGGATGAAGGTGACATTATTCTGCAATTGACGAAACTGCCTTCCATCAGTCTGGAAAATTCAGTTGATATCGATCTGCGCGTGCAGCAAGCCATCATGGCGCGGGTCCCGGAGGTCAAGGGCGTAGTCGCACGCAGTGGTTCGGATGAGTTGGGGCTGGATCCGATGGGGTTGAACGAAACGGATACCTTCCTCGTACTCAAGCCGCGCGATGAGTGGCGAAAGCCGGATAAAGACTGGCTGATCGATCAGCTACGCGCAGTCATGCAAGATTTTCCCGGTGTTACCATTTCTTTCACACAACCGATAGAAATGCGTGTTTCCGAGATGCTGACCGGCGTGCGTGGTGATCTGGCGGTGAAAATATTTGGTACTGATCTGGCGCAACTGAACACTCTGGCGGCCGAGGTGGAGGGTGTGCTGAAAACCATACCTGGAGCACAGGACGTGGTCACGGTGAAGAACGAAGGCGTGCAGTTCATGCAAGTCGAAGTGGACCGATTGGCAGCTGGTCGTTTCGGACTGAATGCCGACGACATCCAGAATGACTTGCGTATACAGATAGAAGGCAAGCCATTGGGCGTAGTGCTGGAAGGCATACGCCGTACGCCGCTGGTGCTGCGTGGCGCGGAGGATGTACGCACTTCGCCGGCGGTGTTTGCGGCGATGCGCATCAGCTTGCCGGATGGACGCACGATCCCGTTGAGTGAGGTGGCGCGTCTGCGGCGCACCGATGGCCCGGTCAAGGTGGATCGGGAAAATGCACGGCGTTACGTCGTGGTGCAGTCCAACGTGCATGGCCGCGATCTGGTCGGTTTTGTTGAGCAAGCAAAACAGGCAGTGGCGGCCAAGGTGAAACTGCCTGCTGGGTACAGCATGGTGTGGGGCGGTCAGTTCGAGAATCAGCAGCGTGCGGCGAAACGTTTGTCTATTGTGGTGCCGATTGCCTTGGGCATGATTTTCCTGCTGCTGTTCACCACCTTCGGCTCGGTACGTCAGGCCTTGCTGGTGCTGACCAATGTGCCATTCGCGCTGATAGGCGGCGTGTTTGCGCTGTGGCTGTCCGGCGAGTACATGTCGGTGCCGGCCTCGGTCGGATTTATCGCCCTGCTCGGTATTGCCGTGCTTAACGGTGTGGTGCTGGTGAGTTACTTCAACCATCTGCTGATGGAAGGCATGGTGTTGCAGGAAGTGGTGGTTGAGGGAGCGAAGCGGCGATTGCGCCCGGTGCTGATGACCGCGATGATCGCAGCATTCGGCTTGCTGCCACTGGTATTCGCCAGCGGCCCCGGCTCGGAAATCCAGAAACCGCTGGCCATCGTGGTGATTGGTGGTCTGGTGACCTCCACACTGCTTACGCTGGTGCTGTTACCCATATTGTATCGCCGCTTCGGCGTTGCCAAACAGGAGGCATAAATGAAAAAATTAATCGTATTGATCGCCTCATTATTCGCGGCACCCGTGTATGCGGACAGCTACCTGAGTCCGCCTGATTTGCCGCCGCTGGCGGCGGTGTCTGCCGCGTTGAATAACACTCCTACGGTACGTGCAGCCACAGCGAATCTGGGGGTCGAATCCGCGAATCGTGACCGGTTACGAGCTGGTGGTTACGAAACCAGTATTCGCCTCAATACCCAGCAGCGGCACACGCTGGTGCCGGACAATAAATATAACGAATGGGACGTCAGTCTGGAGCGGGCGCTGCGCTTACCCAACAAGGCGCGCATTGATAATCAGTTAGGCGAGCAGGGCATGGTGCAGGCGCGCTTTATTGTGGGCGATGCATTGCATGAGTCCGGGCGCATGTTGCTCACCAGATGGTTTAACTGGTTGCGTGAGTATTATCAGAACCGGCAGTGGCAGGCACAGGTCGAGGGCATGAACGAGCAGTTGCGCATTGTGCAGAAACGCGTCAAAGCCGGCGATGCGGCCAGGCTTGATCAGTTGCAGGTTGAGGCGGCGCTGTCGCAGGTCCAGGCGCAGTTGGCCGAATCGGGTTTGCGGCTGGCGATGGCACGTAACGAACTCAGTAGCCGTTACCCTGCGATCAGCATTCCGGCTAACCCGGTCTTGCCACAACCCGAGCCGGTGACCGACGGGCTGGAGGTGTGGCAGCAGCGTACCATGACGCATAACCACGAGCTGGCGATAGCTCATGGCGAGACCGAGCGCTATGGCCTGATGTTGTCACGTAGTGCTGCGGATCGCATCCCTGATCCGAGTGTGGGGCTGCGCTTTGCTGACGAACGTGGCGGTGAAGAGAAAGTGGTGGGCGTCAGCCTCACCATTCCGCTGCCGGGCGGCGGACGCAAGGCCAGTCAGCAGATGGCGGCGGCGAATCAGCTGGTGGCCACCGAGCGTGAGCTGGGTGTGCGTACCAAGATACAGACCGAGACTGCGAATACCTGGCTAGCCACTCAGTCTGCCTATACCGCCTGGCAAGCCAGTGAAACCGCCAGTACCGCGATGCGGCGCCATGCTGATTTGATGGCGCGTGCTTATCAATTGGGTGAAAGTGGCCTCACCGACGTGCTCAATGCACGGCGACTGGCGCAGGAGGCTGAGTTGAATGCGATCAGCAGCCGGTTGGCGGCTGCACAAGCCCGTTATCGCCTGCTGCTGGATACCCACGCGTTGTGGCCGATTGATGCAGATGAAGACGAGGCGGCAAAGTAGTCAGGGTTAGTCTCAAGCTGTAAAAAGGGGGCAATTCATCGACATTAACACCAAACGATGACTTGCCCCTTTTCATATTTACGTCAGCAGATTGACTTGTACGTTCACCCGCAATGATGCTGTTACAGTACTCGCTCCTATAAAGCTGCCCGCGACAGGGGGTACTGCTTCTGGGTCACGCGCAACTGCGACCGCAATATGCTGATTGCCGGTTACTACGCCGGAAGTCGGGTCGAAGCCCTTCCAGCCGGTACCGGGCAGGTATATTTCTGCCCAGGCATGGGTGGTGGCATTACCTGCTTCGGTCGCCGGGGCATGCAGATACCCGCTGACAAAGCGGCCAGCTAATCCAAGGTTACGACAGGCCTCGATGAACAGCGTCGCGTAATCACGGCAGGACCCGCTGCGTTGGGCCAGTGTTTGCGCGGGTGTCTGAACGCCCGCTTCTTCTCGGCTTTGGTAACGAAACTGGTTGCTAATGGCCTGATTCAGCTTTACCAGCAAGGCAAAGGTATCCCCTCCGAGCCCTAGCTGTTTCAGCCATGCATTAATAATCGGTTGTTCATTAATGAAAATTGGCTGTTGAAAAGCGGCAAGTACAACTTGCTCTCCTTCCGCATAAATGAAAGGGAAGTTGACAGCATAATCTTCGAGCAGGAAGTCAAAAGGTGCCTGGCCATAATGCTGGATAATAACTTCACTGGCGATGATCAGTTTGTTTGAAGGCGCCTGAAAATTTACGATTGCCAGCGAGTTATCAAATACATCACGACGCCATTTAATCGTATAGGCAGGCGAAATTTCCAGTTTGGATGTCTCGATGCGCACGTCATGCCCTTCGCGTGGGCGTAACAACAGCCTGTGCGGGTTTAGCGTCACATGGGTTGGGAAAAGATATTCAGTCAGATGTTTAATACGTAATCTCTGCATTATTTTAATCCGGTGCTGTGGCCAGCATCTCGACGCGAACCGACATTTCGCGTGGAGGCAGGGCTGGGCCAAACTGGTTGAATATGGCCACATCGGCGGCGTCGCGTCCATAGGCTACGGTAACGCGGCCACCTTTTGGATAGGGCTGGGTAGCATCAAAGGTATACCAGCGACCACCTACGTAAGCTTCAAACCAGGCATGAAAATCCATGGGCACCAGCTCATGCAGATAACCGACAACCATGCGAGCCGGAATACACAGGCCGCGGCATAGTGCTATGCCCAGATGCGCCAGGTCACGGCATACGCCTTCGCGCTGCTGATTGACCTCTACGGCAGATAACTGATATTGATTGGCGTCAGAGTTGAAGCGGATATGTTCGCGTATCCACGATGTTATTGCCGCGACTTGATCATAGCCTGGCGCGAGTCCAGCCACGATTTCCTGACCAAGGTCAATGAATCGGTCTGATTCGCAATAGCGTGAAGGCAAGAGATAGGTAAGTACCGAATCAGGTAAATTCTGCACATCCTCGAAAGGTGCACCCGGTTGTACGCTGATGGTGTCTGCGGTGAGAATATCGGCTGACGTGCGTATCGAAAATTCGCCCGGTGGCGCGACCAGGCGTTGGCAAAGATTGCCGTAATTGTCCGTGTATTCAACAGCCAGCACACTGGGTTTGAACGTATAGGATTCACGAGCCACCCATTGCTGAGTTCCGCTACGGGGACGCAACATGAGGATAAACGGCGTCGCTATACTTACGTCAAAGGTAATGTCACATCCGGTACGCAGCCACATAGCGGTTTTCCTTTGGGTTACCCGTGCATAGCGCTCGCATCGGGATTAGATACCGTCATGGTAGTGTACTCCGCAGGGTGGCTATCTCCAAAGCATTGCGGCCAAATTGCAGCGTTATGCTGTTTTTCTGAAAATCGCAGCGTAATGATACGGCGGCAATTCGACCAGTGCTTCCAGTACAAAGCCCGCTGGCTCTACAGTTTGTTGCGTCTGTGCGACAGACATGCGCAGCTCGGTGCGCGGGCCGCGCGGTTGACCGAGTACTGGTGTCGTTTCTCGCGGCAGCGGATGCCAGTTGATAATAGTGAAATGGCCAGCGGGTTGCAGGGATGCGGCAATCTCGCGTGTCAGCGCCAGCTTGTCCGGCACGCCGTGGAAGGTGTTGGCGATCAGTACATAGTCGGCTGGCTGTGTAATCAACTGGCTCAGTGCCATCGCATCACCCTGTAGCCAGTCGCAGTTCGGCATGTCAGCACACGTGGCTTGTGCCTGCGTCAGCATTGCCGGGTCCAGATCAAAGCCGATGACCCGTCCCGAATCAATCTGGCGTGCAATAGCCTGGGTGAAATAGCCGTCGCCGCAACCCAGATCGACTACTGTCATGCCTGCGGTGATGCGCAAGGCCTGAATGACGCTATCCGGATCAGGCCATAAGGCGTGCCACCAGTCCTGGTCTGGCATGACGGTGGCGGGAAAGAATGCTTGCTGGGTCATGGTTATTATCGTGAGTTAGTCAGTGGGCGCGTAAAGAGAGCATCATCTTGGTTATCCTGAAGTGAATTGGGCGACACTCATCATTCTGTACGCAACGCGCAGTTTGTCCGGGTTGCTCTGTGGTATCTGATTCAGCAGGGCTAATATGGCACTGCTGAATCATGTCGGTAACTTATTTGGTGCCTGATGATGCCACTAGCGCGGTCAGGAATGCCTGATCATCAAACAGTATTTTCATGCCATTTTCCAGCGCACGGTTGAGTGCAATCCGGGCATTATTGCCGGTGGCGAGTTGGGTGTTAGGTTCAATCCCTTGCGCAACAATCTGTTTGGCATAGAGTAGCTGACCATCTTTAGATTTAACCGTCACCGCCATATTCAGATCCGCGACTGCATCGCCAGAGAAAAAGCCCGTTTTATGATCGTTATAAAACCGGGTCAGGTCGGCTGAGATTTTAACCAGTGCCATGTCCGAGCTTAGCTGAAAGCCGCGCGCCTGCAATTCTTTTTCTATGGCCTTGCGCACGGTAACCGCTACGTCTTCAGTTGCGGTAATCGGCGCCATCTCCATGCCGTAACCATTCTTTTTGCTGCTGACCTTGGTCTTGTCGGTGCGCTGGTCGGCTACCTGTACATTCACCGCAACCTTGTCTGCCCCGGCAATCTTGGCTACGCCAGCTTGCTGGGTGTAGTTCAGTTCAATTTGTTCTGTGGTGAGTGCACAGCCGGACAGGCTGGCAAGTGCTACGCAGCAGGTGAGAGCAAGTATTTTTTTATTCATCATTAAATTCATCCCCGAGGTAATAATCCAGTCAGTTAAGTGTTGCCGGATAAGCATAACTGCCTATTTGTCGGGCTGCAATAGCCACCCTCAGAGTGGTGTTTCTATGTGGGCAAACGTTCTGGTTGCCCACGTTGGATTGATATCAGGCGTAATGTTTAAATATATAAGCAAACATCTGCCCTGGCTGCCGAGGGCAGGAAGCTTGCCGCACCTACCCATTCGGCCACTTCCGGCACAAAATCGGCTTTATCGTAGCCGAATAAATCCACCGTCATCTGGCACGCAACCAATTTTACATCGGCTTCAATACAGGCTGAGCGCAGCTCGGCAATGCTGGCGACACCTTTCTGTTTTAAAGTGCTGTTGAACATGGATTTTGCCATCATCTCAAATCCCGGTACGTTGCCCATGATGGCATTCGGGATTTTCCAGTCTATGCTACGGAACCAGTCAGGGCCTATGGGCATTTTCATCGGCATGGCCGGGTTTCCTAGCGGGGATACGCCAAGCTGCAAGTCTTTCTTCAATAACTCCAGGCCATAGAAGCTGAAAAAGATAGACACATCCCAGCCCAGCGCTGAAGCTGTTGAGGCCAGTATAAAGGGCGGGTAGGCCCAATCCAGCGTGCCCTTGGTGGCAATCAGCGCCATGCTGCTGGTTTTGGTCTCAGCGCGCGCCTGGGTTTCTTTTGCAAACTCCTCCTGAAACCACTGATTAAATCGTTCTCTCTCGGAATTTTCTGTTTCGTCCACAACCGCTAATGATGTTCTGTTCATAAATATGCGCCTTTCAAATTGAGTTGTGCCTAAGCTGCAAGCGCTTTATTGGCTGAAACACCATCATCTACTATTCGCATAAATTTGATAATTGCTTCTATAATTGATTCACTTTCTCCATTTTGTTGAATATATGCTAGTTGAAAATATTACTGATCTGGTGATTTTCGTTGCGGTTGTTAAAGCAGGCAGTCTTTCTGCTGCGGGACGAGAGCTGGGTTTTTCAAGTGCCGTTGTCAGCAAACGATTGCAGCGTCTGGAAGAGCAGCTGGGGGTGCGGCTGCTGAACCGTTCTACCAGAAAGCTGTGCATCACTGAAGACGGATTGCGTTATCACGATTATTGCGTGCGGGTACTGGCCGAGCTTGATGAGGCAGAAACGCTGATAACGAGCGGGCATAGCGAGCCCAAAGGCACTTTGCGCGTAACCGTGCCTGCCGCATTCGGACGCCTGCATGTGGCGCCATTGGTTCCCGAGTTTCTCCGGCGCTATCCGGAGTTGCGTTTGTCGTTACATTTATCCGATAGTAGGGTCGACATTATTGAGGAGGGATACGATGTCGCTGTCCGTATAGGCGACATGAAAGATTCCAATCTGGTAACAAGGCACTTAGGCATAGATCGCCGAAAAGTGG
The DNA window shown above is from Sulfuriferula thiophila and carries:
- a CDS encoding YajG family lipoprotein, with product MMNKKILALTCCVALASLSGCALTTEQIELNYTQQAGVAKIAGADKVAVNVQVADQRTDKTKVSSKKNGYGMEMAPITATEDVAVTVRKAIEKELQARGFQLSSDMALVKISADLTRFYNDHKTGFFSGDAVADLNMAVTVKSKDGQLLYAKQIVAQGIEPNTQLATGNNARIALNRALENGMKILFDDQAFLTALVASSGTK
- a CDS encoding TolC family protein — encoded protein: MKKLIVLIASLFAAPVYADSYLSPPDLPPLAAVSAALNNTPTVRAATANLGVESANRDRLRAGGYETSIRLNTQQRHTLVPDNKYNEWDVSLERALRLPNKARIDNQLGEQGMVQARFIVGDALHESGRMLLTRWFNWLREYYQNRQWQAQVEGMNEQLRIVQKRVKAGDAARLDQLQVEAALSQVQAQLAESGLRLAMARNELSSRYPAISIPANPVLPQPEPVTDGLEVWQQRTMTHNHELAIAHGETERYGLMLSRSAADRIPDPSVGLRFADERGGEEKVVGVSLTIPLPGGGRKASQQMAAANQLVATERELGVRTKIQTETANTWLATQSAYTAWQASETASTAMRRHADLMARAYQLGESGLTDVLNARRLAQEAELNAISSRLAAAQARYRLLLDTHALWPIDADEDEAAK
- a CDS encoding efflux RND transporter permease subunit; amino-acid sequence: MLNKLVEFSLSKRLLILIFTAVLIGAGWMAFQQLPIDAFPDVSSTQVKLIMKAPGMTPEEVEARIVAPIETEMLGIPKQRILRSISKYALADITIDFEDGTDIYWARQQVAERLANAQGSLPPGSSGGLAPITTPLGEMFMFTVEGGGLSLEERRSLLDWVIRPQLRTLPGVADVNTLGGMVRTFEVVPDNAQLAARGVQLSDLQRALEMNNRNDGAGRLRAGEEVLVVRVEGAIKTLDDVRSIVVGDRDGTPVRVGDVATVQIGNLTRYGAVTKDGRGEAVEGLVLGLKGANARQVVESVQVKLAEINKTLPKGVHTQVFYNRGSLVERAIGTVSEALVEAIVLVVVLLVLFLGNLRAAILVALVLPLSALFTFILMRQFGMSANLMSLGGLAIAIGMLVDAAVVVVENIVTHLAHDKEGNKLQLIYHAVREVITPVASGVAIIIIVFFPLLTLQGLEGKLFVPVALTIIFALTASLLLSLTVVPVLSSWLLQQGAHSDPWLVRKAMAMYQPMLNWSLSHVRIVVGVALIALAATVGVYTQIGKTFMPVMDEGDIILQLTKLPSISLENSVDIDLRVQQAIMARVPEVKGVVARSGSDELGLDPMGLNETDTFLVLKPRDEWRKPDKDWLIDQLRAVMQDFPGVTISFTQPIEMRVSEMLTGVRGDLAVKIFGTDLAQLNTLAAEVEGVLKTIPGAQDVVTVKNEGVQFMQVEVDRLAAGRFGLNADDIQNDLRIQIEGKPLGVVLEGIRRTPLVLRGAEDVRTSPAVFAAMRISLPDGRTIPLSEVARLRRTDGPVKVDRENARRYVVVQSNVHGRDLVGFVEQAKQAVAAKVKLPAGYSMVWGGQFENQQRAAKRLSIVVPIALGMIFLLLFTTFGSVRQALLVLTNVPFALIGGVFALWLSGEYMSVPASVGFIALLGIAVLNGVVLVSYFNHLLMEGMVLQEVVVEGAKRRLRPVLMTAMIAAFGLLPLVFASGPGSEIQKPLAIVVIGGLVTSTLLTLVLLPILYRRFGVAKQEA
- a CDS encoding transglutaminase domain-containing protein, with translation MWLRTGCDITFDVSIATPFILMLRPRSGTQQWVARESYTFKPSVLAVEYTDNYGNLCQRLVAPPGEFSIRTSADILTADTISVQPGAPFEDVQNLPDSVLTYLLPSRYCESDRFIDLGQEIVAGLAPGYDQVAAITSWIREHIRFNSDANQYQLSAVEVNQQREGVCRDLAHLGIALCRGLCIPARMVVGYLHELVPMDFHAWFEAYVGGRWYTFDATQPYPKGGRVTVAYGRDAADVAIFNQFGPALPPREMSVRVEMLATAPD
- the dsrE2 gene encoding sulfur carrier protein DsrE2 translates to MNRTSLAVVDETENSERERFNQWFQEEFAKETQARAETKTSSMALIATKGTLDWAYPPFILASTASALGWDVSIFFSFYGLELLKKDLQLGVSPLGNPAMPMKMPIGPDWFRSIDWKIPNAIMGNVPGFEMMAKSMFNSTLKQKGVASIAELRSACIEADVKLVACQMTVDLFGYDKADFVPEVAEWVGAASFLPSAARADVCLYI
- a CDS encoding class I SAM-dependent methyltransferase → MTQQAFFPATVMPDQDWWHALWPDPDSVIQALRITAGMTVVDLGCGDGYFTQAIARQIDSGRVIGFDLDPAMLTQAQATCADMPNCDWLQGDAMALSQLITQPADYVLIANTFHGVPDKLALTREIAASLQPAGHFTIINWHPLPRETTPVLGQPRGPRTELRMSVAQTQQTVEPAGFVLEALVELPPYHYAAIFRKTA
- a CDS encoding transglutaminase family protein; protein product: MQRLRIKHLTEYLFPTHVTLNPHRLLLRPREGHDVRIETSKLEISPAYTIKWRRDVFDNSLAIVNFQAPSNKLIIASEVIIQHYGQAPFDFLLEDYAVNFPFIYAEGEQVVLAAFQQPIFINEQPIINAWLKQLGLGGDTFALLVKLNQAISNQFRYQSREEAGVQTPAQTLAQRSGSCRDYATLFIEACRNLGLAGRFVSGYLHAPATEAGNATTHAWAEIYLPGTGWKGFDPTSGVVTGNQHIAVAVARDPEAVPPVAGSFIGASTVTASLRVNVQVNLLT
- a CDS encoding LysR family transcriptional regulator, whose translation is MLVENITDLVIFVAVVKAGSLSAAGRELGFSSAVVSKRLQRLEEQLGVRLLNRSTRKLCITEDGLRYHDYCVRVLAELDEAETLITSGHSEPKGTLRVTVPAAFGRLHVAPLVPEFLRRYPELRLSLHLSDSRVDIIEEGYDVAVRIGDMKDSNLVTRHLGIDRRKVVATPSYLSKFGNPETPDDLVHHNVLLFANPAPLDHWQFTDPAGRRASVKVAGNFETNNCDALRAAIYADAGIALRPVWDVWQDIQAGTLQVLLPEYTHPSVNIQAVYPSRRHLPQKVRVFIDLLCESFGDTPYWDVI